The Denticeps clupeoides chromosome 5, fDenClu1.1, whole genome shotgun sequence genome includes a region encoding these proteins:
- the phf1 gene encoding PHD finger protein 1 isoform X2 — protein sequence MGVVSEGDDVLARWSDGLLYLGNVKRVDGVKQCCLVRFEDNSEFWVLKKDIHSFSVGIEEVCCVCDAPPLKEPLVNCLKCRHGYHPQCHTPPIEPEADSTSWICRQCVFAVATKRGGALKRGRFARLMQLMKLRLPYQLSSLDWDPQHLTNQQQCYCYCAGPGEWNLKMLQCGSCGQWFHEACTQCLTKPLLYGDRFYQFQCSVCTNGPETIQRLPMSWVDLAHLVLYHLSLCCKRKYFDFDHEILSFANENWESLLLGSLSDTPRQDRCHNLLNALNSHKDRFVSGKEIKKKKCLFGLQVRAPPPLSSDTSPLIADPPINITHRRSPLSLPCQRRASGPESRKSKRRIMETQACPQGVPANPIDLVPCYHGYVGGTSLYNPRKTEEELTLGSPPKRMFALYHPSYNGTQSLSRTLHHYRSCGGPM from the exons ATGGGGGTAGTTAGCGAAGGGGACGATGTTTTGGCCCGGTGGAGTGATGGGCTGTTGTACCTCGGCAATGTGAAAAGA GTAGATGGAGTCAAACAGTGCTGTTTGGTCCGATTCGAAGACAACTCAGAATTTTGGGTTTTGAAGAAAGACATACATTCAT tctctgttggaataGAGGaagtttgctgtgtctgtgatGCCCCGCCTCTTAAAGAGCCACTGGTAAACTGTCTCAAGTGTCGCCATG GCTATCATCCACAGTGCCATACTCCACCTATCGAACCTGAGGCCGACAGTACTTCCTGGATTTGTCGCCAGTGTGTCTTTGCTGTTGCCACCAAG AGAGGGGGAGCCTTAAAACGTGGCCGTTTCGCCAGACTCATGCAGCTAATGAAACTGCGGCTGCCCTATCAGCTGTCGTCGTTGGACTGGGACCCACAGCATCTGACCAACCAGCAGCAGTGCTATTGTTACTGTGCTGGACCTGGAGA GTGGAACCTGAAGATGCTGCAGTGTGGCAGCTGTGGTCAGTGGTTCCATGAAGCATGTACACAGTGCCTGACTAAACCATTACTGTATGGAGACAG GTTCTATCAGTTCCAGTGCTCTGTCTGTACAAATGGACCTGAGACAATTCAGAGGCTACCTATGAGCTG ggtagattTGGCCCATTTGGTGCTTTATCACCTTTCTCTGTGCTGCAAAAGGAAGTACTTTGATTTTGATCATGAAATCCTGTCGTTTGCGAATGAGAATTGGGAATCCTTGCTTTTGGGCTCG CTGTCAGACACACCAAGACAAGATAGATGTCACAATCTTCTCAATGCACTGAATTCCCATAAAGACAG GTTTGTCTCtggtaaagaaataaagaagaagaaatgtctGTTTGGACTTCAGGTCCGAGCACCTCCACCACTGAGCTCTGACACGTCACCCCTCATCGCTGACCCTCCTATTAACATCACACACAGGAGAAG CCCTTTGTCACTGCCGTGCCAGAGGAGAGCGTCGGGTCCGGAGTCGCGTAAATCAAAGAGGCGCATCATGGAGACACAG GCCTGTCCACAAGGAGTTCCAGCCAACCCAATAGATCTAGTGCCATGTTACCATGGCTATGTAGGTGGGACGAGCCTCTACAACCCCAGAAAAACAGAGGAGGAGTTGACATTGGG ATCTCCCCCTAAGCGGATGTTTGCCCTGTATCACCCCTCTTATAATGGAACTCAGTCACTGTCCAGGACTCTGCATCACTACAGGTCT TGTGGAGGACCCATGTAG
- the phf1 gene encoding PHD finger protein 1 isoform X1: MGVVSEGDDVLARWSDGLLYLGNVKRVDGVKQCCLVRFEDNSEFWVLKKDIHSFSVGIEEVCCVCDAPPLKEPLVNCLKCRHGYHPQCHTPPIEPEADSTSWICRQCVFAVATKRGGALKRGRFARLMQLMKLRLPYQLSSLDWDPQHLTNQQQCYCYCAGPGEWNLKMLQCGSCGQWFHEACTQCLTKPLLYGDRFYQFQCSVCTNGPETIQRLPMSWVDLAHLVLYHLSLCCKRKYFDFDHEILSFANENWESLLLGSLSDTPRQDRCHNLLNALNSHKDRFVSGKEIKKKKCLFGLQVRAPPPLSSDTSPLIADPPINITHRRSPLSLPCQRRASGPESRKSKRRIMETQACPQGVPANPIDLVPCYHGYVGGTSLYNPRKTEEELTLGSPPKRMFALYHPSYNGTQSLSRTLHHYSVEDPCRLPPPCLPFSLSTSHQASQRLEPCPSLFLRDVTSCSSGVGGDATAQRSWGGGEAVRILARRITPDGKVQYLVEWENVSVY; this comes from the exons ATGGGGGTAGTTAGCGAAGGGGACGATGTTTTGGCCCGGTGGAGTGATGGGCTGTTGTACCTCGGCAATGTGAAAAGA GTAGATGGAGTCAAACAGTGCTGTTTGGTCCGATTCGAAGACAACTCAGAATTTTGGGTTTTGAAGAAAGACATACATTCAT tctctgttggaataGAGGaagtttgctgtgtctgtgatGCCCCGCCTCTTAAAGAGCCACTGGTAAACTGTCTCAAGTGTCGCCATG GCTATCATCCACAGTGCCATACTCCACCTATCGAACCTGAGGCCGACAGTACTTCCTGGATTTGTCGCCAGTGTGTCTTTGCTGTTGCCACCAAG AGAGGGGGAGCCTTAAAACGTGGCCGTTTCGCCAGACTCATGCAGCTAATGAAACTGCGGCTGCCCTATCAGCTGTCGTCGTTGGACTGGGACCCACAGCATCTGACCAACCAGCAGCAGTGCTATTGTTACTGTGCTGGACCTGGAGA GTGGAACCTGAAGATGCTGCAGTGTGGCAGCTGTGGTCAGTGGTTCCATGAAGCATGTACACAGTGCCTGACTAAACCATTACTGTATGGAGACAG GTTCTATCAGTTCCAGTGCTCTGTCTGTACAAATGGACCTGAGACAATTCAGAGGCTACCTATGAGCTG ggtagattTGGCCCATTTGGTGCTTTATCACCTTTCTCTGTGCTGCAAAAGGAAGTACTTTGATTTTGATCATGAAATCCTGTCGTTTGCGAATGAGAATTGGGAATCCTTGCTTTTGGGCTCG CTGTCAGACACACCAAGACAAGATAGATGTCACAATCTTCTCAATGCACTGAATTCCCATAAAGACAG GTTTGTCTCtggtaaagaaataaagaagaagaaatgtctGTTTGGACTTCAGGTCCGAGCACCTCCACCACTGAGCTCTGACACGTCACCCCTCATCGCTGACCCTCCTATTAACATCACACACAGGAGAAG CCCTTTGTCACTGCCGTGCCAGAGGAGAGCGTCGGGTCCGGAGTCGCGTAAATCAAAGAGGCGCATCATGGAGACACAG GCCTGTCCACAAGGAGTTCCAGCCAACCCAATAGATCTAGTGCCATGTTACCATGGCTATGTAGGTGGGACGAGCCTCTACAACCCCAGAAAAACAGAGGAGGAGTTGACATTGGG ATCTCCCCCTAAGCGGATGTTTGCCCTGTATCACCCCTCTTATAATGGAACTCAGTCACTGTCCAGGACTCTGCATCACTACAG TGTGGAGGACCCATGTAGACTTCCACCTCCTTGCCTTCCTTTTTCCCTGTCAACCTCCCACCAGGCCAGCCAGCGACTGGAACCATGCCCCTCACTCTTCCTGcgtgatgtcacttcctgttctaGTGGGGTTGGTGGAGATGCTACAGCACAGAGGTCCTGGGGAGGGGGTGAAGCTGTTAGAATTTTGGCCAGGCGAATAACGCCTGACGGAAAGGTCCAATATCTCGTTGAGTGGGAAAATGTGAGTGTATACTAA